From a single Bremerella cremea genomic region:
- a CDS encoding phytanoyl-CoA dioxygenase family protein — MEDLARQGYAMLPGVFTSEEVERITQRLFEDFAAYSGPAVLKSRDRIYGSRNLLATSTWLLELAQKPVLGDLLEAALGNDVGLVRGLFFDKPPDRSWSLPWHRDRTIAVRDNTLPTTSFKSPTRKAGIAHLEAPDELLANMLTLRIHLDAMTAENGPLAVIPGSHRLDIAKEEPPLVLQASAGDVLAMRPLLSHSSSMSKEGTTAHRRIVHLEFAATKQLPDGIEWNDFLPLRAT; from the coding sequence ATGGAAGACCTTGCCCGACAGGGCTATGCGATGTTGCCTGGCGTCTTCACATCGGAAGAGGTCGAGCGAATTACGCAGCGACTATTCGAAGACTTCGCAGCTTATTCTGGGCCTGCAGTGCTGAAAAGCCGCGATCGGATTTATGGGTCACGCAATTTACTTGCCACCAGTACATGGTTGTTGGAACTTGCTCAAAAGCCGGTACTGGGTGACCTTCTAGAAGCAGCTCTCGGAAACGATGTCGGTTTGGTGCGTGGCCTCTTCTTCGATAAGCCTCCAGATCGCTCGTGGTCGCTTCCTTGGCATCGCGATCGGACGATCGCCGTAAGAGACAACACGCTGCCGACCACTTCTTTCAAGAGCCCGACTCGCAAGGCAGGGATTGCCCATTTGGAAGCGCCCGACGAGTTGCTGGCAAACATGCTGACGCTCCGGATTCATCTCGATGCAATGACCGCTGAGAATGGCCCTTTAGCCGTGATCCCCGGCTCTCACCGGTTGGACATAGCGAAAGAAGAACCCCCGCTAGTATTGCAAGCCTCCGCAGGTGACGTACTGGCCATGCGCCCCCTACTCTCGCATTCGAGCAGTATGTCAAAAGAAGGCACGACCGCACATCGCCGGATCGTGCATCTTGAATTTGCCGCCACGAAGCAACTGCCGGATGGCATCGAGTGGAATGACTTCTTACCGTTGAGGGCAACTTGA
- a CDS encoding low molecular weight protein tyrosine phosphatase family protein, producing MPCRNVLFICTRNLWRSPTAERIYCDDPRFAVRSRGLSSKAARRLAVKDLEWAEIIFVMEHEHLARLRTLHRRSLPGRSVYVLDIPDEYPYMDPRLVELLRERVESYLYQIEEDQAMSAE from the coding sequence TTGCCTTGCCGAAATGTTCTCTTTATCTGTACGCGTAATCTTTGGCGTAGCCCTACGGCAGAGCGGATTTACTGCGACGATCCTCGGTTCGCGGTACGTTCACGCGGGCTTAGTTCCAAAGCGGCACGACGCCTGGCCGTTAAGGACTTGGAATGGGCAGAGATTATCTTCGTGATGGAACACGAGCATCTTGCGAGGCTGCGCACTTTGCATCGCCGTTCTCTACCAGGTCGATCCGTTTACGTACTTGATATTCCAGACGAGTATCCCTACATGGATCCCCGACTGGTCGAACTTCTGCGGGAACGGGTAGAATCTTATTTGTACCAAATTGAAGAAGATCAAGCCATGTCCGCCGAATGA
- a CDS encoding YHYH protein: MQKFHFVVIGLLSVVLAAAPILAQFAPHFRQHVVNQAQALRLIPANQKTPGDNRVTIEVVGDQRIIRANGIPAHPTGAFPNRGNPNPIAAQQYVFHVPAQPQMAEHITPLRMQDFGIGINGVPFDPGAAEWYQGNPRGGWQYEALSGAVPLGIDANHAHVQPTGAYHYHGLPTDLLKSLHVQPGKHSPIVGWAADGFPIYALYGYQTANNLESEVVELKSSYRLKKGKRPSGKDSPGGTYDGTFLADYEYVAGSGDLDECNGRLAVTPEFPQGTYAYYLTNHWPVVPRGFRGTPSRDFERGPQAGGRRDRRMPPRGFGPPPRR, encoded by the coding sequence GTGCAGAAGTTTCATTTCGTGGTCATCGGGCTGTTGTCGGTGGTATTAGCGGCGGCGCCAATCTTGGCTCAGTTTGCACCACATTTCCGTCAGCATGTGGTGAACCAAGCTCAAGCACTGCGTTTGATTCCGGCGAATCAAAAGACACCGGGGGATAATCGTGTGACAATTGAGGTCGTGGGTGATCAGCGAATCATTCGAGCCAACGGCATTCCTGCACACCCTACCGGTGCCTTTCCTAATCGGGGCAATCCTAACCCAATTGCCGCGCAGCAATATGTCTTTCATGTGCCTGCTCAGCCGCAAATGGCCGAGCACATTACTCCCCTGCGAATGCAGGACTTCGGAATTGGGATCAATGGGGTTCCGTTTGATCCTGGGGCAGCCGAGTGGTACCAAGGCAATCCACGCGGCGGCTGGCAGTACGAAGCCCTATCAGGGGCGGTGCCATTAGGAATTGATGCAAACCATGCCCATGTTCAGCCGACGGGAGCCTACCATTATCACGGCTTACCGACTGACTTGTTGAAAAGCTTGCACGTTCAGCCAGGAAAGCATTCGCCGATTGTGGGCTGGGCGGCCGATGGATTTCCGATTTATGCGTTGTATGGCTATCAAACAGCGAACAATCTTGAGAGCGAAGTTGTCGAACTCAAGTCGTCTTATCGGCTCAAAAAAGGAAAACGCCCCAGTGGCAAGGACAGCCCTGGTGGCACGTATGACGGAACGTTTCTAGCAGACTACGAGTACGTAGCCGGATCGGGCGATCTGGACGAATGCAACGGACGCCTGGCTGTGACGCCAGAGTTTCCGCAAGGAACGTATGCCTATTACTTAACGAACCATTGGCCGGTAGTGCCACGTGGGTTTCGAGGAACACCGTCGCGCGATTTCGAGCGTGGTCCTCAAGCTGGCGGCAGACGTGACCGCCGAATGCCTCCGCGCGGCTTTGGCCCTCCACCCCGGCGATAA
- a CDS encoding alpha/beta hydrolase translates to MPASIVMRLLLFLLLVCLLSSANAAEPRVTKDIEFANVDGHSLKLDLYQPDSTGGPLVVWIHGGGWKGGSKTSCPLKWLTDHGYNVASISYRFTDKATFPAQIHDCKAAIRWLRAHQEKYGYSTDKIAVAGSSAGGQLAALLGTSGDVKELEGTVGGNLDQSSRVDCVIDYFGATDFILRSKTQPHVANQEGTSVYKLLGGGADQQVELAKQASAVNFVSSDDPPFLVFHGDQDKTVLLDQSERIQEVYDEAGLPLELIILEGAGHGGKAFYASKYRQAVEAFLKKHL, encoded by the coding sequence ATGCCCGCCTCGATCGTGATGCGTTTACTTTTGTTTTTGCTGCTCGTCTGTTTGTTATCCTCGGCCAATGCCGCCGAACCGCGCGTCACAAAAGATATCGAGTTCGCCAACGTCGATGGACACAGCTTGAAGCTCGATTTGTATCAACCAGATAGCACCGGTGGCCCGCTGGTTGTTTGGATTCATGGAGGTGGTTGGAAAGGAGGCAGCAAAACCTCGTGCCCACTTAAATGGCTAACCGATCACGGCTACAACGTGGCCAGCATTTCGTATCGCTTTACGGACAAAGCGACGTTCCCGGCTCAGATTCACGATTGCAAAGCAGCCATCCGCTGGCTGCGTGCTCATCAAGAGAAGTACGGCTACTCGACCGATAAGATCGCCGTAGCAGGCTCAAGCGCCGGTGGCCAACTGGCGGCGTTACTAGGAACCAGTGGTGACGTGAAAGAGCTAGAAGGCACCGTAGGCGGGAATCTCGATCAGTCGTCACGCGTTGATTGCGTGATCGATTACTTCGGAGCGACCGATTTTATCTTACGCTCGAAGACGCAACCCCACGTTGCCAACCAAGAAGGAACAAGCGTCTATAAGCTGCTGGGGGGCGGGGCCGATCAACAGGTTGAACTGGCCAAACAAGCCTCGGCTGTTAACTTCGTTTCCTCAGACGATCCACCGTTTTTGGTTTTTCACGGCGACCAAGACAAGACCGTCCTGCTTGACCAATCGGAACGCATCCAAGAAGTTTATGACGAAGCTGGTCTCCCGCTGGAATTAATCATTCTGGAAGGGGCAGGGCACGGCGGCAAGGCTTTTTACGCCTCGAAATACCGCCAAGCAGTCGAAGCTTTCCTCAAGAAACACTTGTAA